The genomic interval GATATGTCGCCCTGATATAGTTCTTTGAATTTATTGTCTTTCATTGCTATTTCATGAAGATCTTTAAGCTCGAGGCCATGCGGTTTAGACCCGTCTATATCCTTGTTTTCCGGGGTTTCTGGCTCGGGGTCAGACCTAGAAAGGTATTTATCCACAACCTTGTTTAATTCGTCTTGACGGCCTTTTATCTCGCTATAATCTCGGTATATACGGCCTGTGAATGTAAAGAAACGTAGGTTGTCGTATATCTCAATCTCACTTTCTGGGTTGTCTATAAGTTCAGACCTTGCTTTATCGGTTTCCTTATCCGCTTTAACAATAATATAAAAACCAGTTAAAGAAGGGGAATACTCGGTATAACTATCTAGTGTTTGTATTATTTCTTTAGCTTCTTTATTTGGTTTATCTTCATTAACCACATTGTCAAGGTCAACCCCAGTATAAGAGCCTGAACTATTGAACATATACCCAATTCCGGCAGCATCATGTTTTTTG from Methanonatronarchaeum thermophilum carries:
- a CDS encoding phage NrS-1 polymerase family protein; protein product: MFNSSGSYTGVDLDNVVNEDKPNKEAKEIIQTLDSYTEYSPSLTGFYIIVKADKETDKARSELIDNPESEIEIYDNLRFFTFTGRIYRDYSEIKGRQDELNKVVDKYLSRSDPEPETPENKDIDGSKPHGLELKDLHEIAMKDNKFKELYQGDISSYPSQSEADLALMSKMAFYTQKDPSLMENWFSRSALGQRRKWRKRRDYQHRTIDKAISGTTETYDPKTSSSMDKKRDSGRKSFLNLRPS